The following is a genomic window from Sphingobacterium spiritivorum.
ATCCGGAAGATATTCCGTTGGATATCATGTTTGAGGATGATGAAGTGATGGTTGTTAATAAAGTTGCGGGCATGGTTGTTCATCCCGGATTTAATAATTATACAGGAACGTTGGTTAATGCATTGACCCATCATTTCAACCAGTTGCCGACTATGCCGGGTAATGCCGGGCGTCCGGGATTGGTGCATCGGATAGATAAGGATACAAGCGGTCTGTTGGTGATCGCCAAATCAGAATGGGCAATGACCTATCTGGCGAAACAGTTTTTTGATCATAGTATTGTACGAAAATATGTGGCTATGGTATGGGGGGATATCGCTGAAGACGGTACAATAACCGGTTATATAGGTCGCAATCTGAAAGACCGCAGAGTGATGACGATGTATGATGACCCGGAGAAAGGGAAATGGTCGGTGACCCATTATCGTGTATTGGAAAGATTGGGGTATGTAACGCTGATCGAGTGTCAGCTGGAAACAGGACGTACCCATCAGATCCGCGCACATATGCAATCCATCGGACATCCTTTATTTAATGATGCTGCCTATGGCGGAGATCGTATTCTGAAAGGTACGGTATTCAATAAGTACAGACAGTTTGTCGAAAATTGTTTTGCTTTATTACCGCGCCAGGCGCTTCACGCACAGGTTCTGGGATTTGAACACCCTAAGTCAAAAGAATTTTTAACATTTGAAACACCATTACCGGAAGATTTCCGTTTAGCATTAGAGAAGTGGCGTGGTTACTCCACGACATTCGGTCAGGAGACCAACTAATTTATATTTAGAATTTTTATGTCTACAACATATATTAATTGCAACGGGAAGATTGTGCCCGAAAGCGACGCTGTGGTGTCTGCCGACAACAGAGCTTTCCGGTATGGTGACGGTCTCTTTGAGACTATGCTATGGAAAGACGGAGATATCCGGTTTTTACCCTTTCATATAGAGCGTTTGCAGGAAGGACTCCGGATGCTGCATATGGAAGATGCGCATCGGTTTGATGCCTTTTTTATCAAGTCCAAGACGGAAGAATTGATTCGTAAGAATAATATGCTGGGGCAGCAGGTACGGGTACGTTTGATCGTCTATCGTGATGGGGGAGGATTATATGGTCCGGAAACCAATAAAACGGCTTATGTGCTTCAAATTGCACGTATACCGGAATCGCTAAGAGATAAGAAGGTTGGCCTTATTGTAGATCTGTATACGGAATACCGCAAACCTTACAGCGATCTTTCCAAGCTGAAATCCAATAATGCTTTGATATATGTCATGGCGGGTCTGCATAAACGAAAGCATCGTTTTGATGAAGTATTGTTACTTAATCAGGAGGGGTATCTCTGTGAAGCCTTGTCTTCGAATATATTTGTGTTTTATGAAAAGGTATTATACACTCCTGCGATCTCAGAAGGTTGTATAGCCGGGGTAATGCGCAGAGTGGTGATGGATATGGCTACGGATGAAGGTATAGCTGTAGTAGAGGCGCAGATCAGTCCCGAGATTATGAGTCAGGCAGATGAGATCTTTTGTACCAATGCGGTGCATGGAGTACAATGGGTAATGGGGTACAAGCAAAAACGATATTTTAATAAAATATCCAGAATATT
Proteins encoded in this region:
- a CDS encoding RluA family pseudouridine synthase produces the protein MMAEDLALQEQDEQELFEHLRIEVDKGQALLRIDKFLMNRVENASRNKIQNAIDAGSVLVNDSVIKSSYKVKPFDIISVVLPDPPRDTEVYPEDIPLDIMFEDDEVMVVNKVAGMVVHPGFNNYTGTLVNALTHHFNQLPTMPGNAGRPGLVHRIDKDTSGLLVIAKSEWAMTYLAKQFFDHSIVRKYVAMVWGDIAEDGTITGYIGRNLKDRRVMTMYDDPEKGKWSVTHYRVLERLGYVTLIECQLETGRTHQIRAHMQSIGHPLFNDAAYGGDRILKGTVFNKYRQFVENCFALLPRQALHAQVLGFEHPKSKEFLTFETPLPEDFRLALEKWRGYSTTFGQETN
- a CDS encoding aminotransferase class IV, producing the protein MSTTYINCNGKIVPESDAVVSADNRAFRYGDGLFETMLWKDGDIRFLPFHIERLQEGLRMLHMEDAHRFDAFFIKSKTEELIRKNNMLGQQVRVRLIVYRDGGGLYGPETNKTAYVLQIARIPESLRDKKVGLIVDLYTEYRKPYSDLSKLKSNNALIYVMAGLHKRKHRFDEVLLLNQEGYLCEALSSNIFVFYEKVLYTPAISEGCIAGVMRRVVMDMATDEGIAVVEAQISPEIMSQADEIFCTNAVHGVQWVMGYKQKRYFNKISRILQEKLLTWNYQTEE